In a single window of the Xiphophorus couchianus chromosome 10, X_couchianus-1.0, whole genome shotgun sequence genome:
- the sfxn2 gene encoding sideroflexin-2 isoform X1: MTPCHVRVSLPPYRVSNCDYLPGCSVWRAEISTQVSSGAPADLLQGEQGARSLTLTNKMALSSFDIDAPRWDQSTFMGRLKHFFNITDCRTAVLPDSRLDEAKALVESCRAGSTPPGTSVEQLYYAKKLYDSAFHPDTGDRMNLIGRMSFQVPGGMAITGFMLQFYRTVPAVVFWQWVNQSFNALVNYTNRNAASPISPKQIGVAYVTATSTALATAVGLNLYTKKAPPLVARWVPFAAVAAANCVNIPMMRQQEILNGIAVTDENGNKLGHSKKAAVKGITQVVISRITMAAPGMIILPIIMQRLEKYKFMQRITFLHGPIQVMLVGVFLIFMVPAACSLFPQRCSMAVSKLEPELRDAIVSQYGDKVQLVYFNKGL, from the exons GTTTCGTCTGGAGCTCCTGCTGACCTCCTTCAGGGCGAACAAGGTGCAAGAAGCCTGactttaacaaacaaaatggctcTGAGCTCCTTCGACATCGATGCTCCCCGGTGGGATCAGTCCACCTTTATGGGGCGGCTGAAGCACTTCTTTAACATCACCGACTGCAGAACCGCGGTCCTCCCAGACTCACGGCTGGATGAAGCCAAAGCTCTAGTAGAAAGCTGCAG GGCAGGATCCACTCCCCCAGGTACTTCAGTGGAGCAGCTGTACTATGCAAAGAAGTTGTACGATTCAGCCTTCCACCCGGACACGGGGGACCGCATGAACCTCATCGGCCGCATGTCCTTCCAGGTCCCCGGAGGCATGGCCATCACAGGCTTCATGCTGCAGTTCTACAG GACCGTTCCTGCTGTGGTGTTCTGGCAGTGGGTCAACCAGTCCTTCAACGCTCTGGTCAACTACACCAACCGCAACGCCGCCTCGCCCATTTCCCCAAA GCAGATCGGAGTGGCTTACGTTACAGCAACCAGCACAGCTTTAGCAACAGCAGTTGGACTCAACCTTTACACAAag AAAGCTCCTCCTCTCGTGGCTCGCTGGGTCCCGTTTGCTGCCGTGGCAGCAGCCAACTGTGTCAACATTCCCATGATGCGGCAGCA GGAAATTCTGAATGGCATCGCTGTCACGGATGAAAACGGCAACAAACTGGGTCACTCAAAG AAAGCAGCAGTAAAAGGCATCACTCAGGTGGTCATCTCCCGGATCACCATGGCAGCACCAGGAATGA TCATCCTCCCCATCATCATGCAGAGGCTGGAAAAGTACAAGTTCATGCAG AGAATCACGTTTCTTCACGGACCAATTCAGGTCATGCTGGTGGGAGTCTT TCTGATCTTCATGGTGCCGGCGGCCTGTTCCCTGTTCCCTCAGCGATG CTCCATGGCCGTGTCGAAGCTGGAGCCTGAGCTCAGAGACGCCATCGTGTCTCAATACGGAGACAAAGTCCAGCTAGTTTACTTCAACAAAGGCCTCTGA
- the sfxn2 gene encoding sideroflexin-2 isoform X2: protein MMQGLQVSSGAPADLLQGEQGARSLTLTNKMALSSFDIDAPRWDQSTFMGRLKHFFNITDCRTAVLPDSRLDEAKALVESCRAGSTPPGTSVEQLYYAKKLYDSAFHPDTGDRMNLIGRMSFQVPGGMAITGFMLQFYRTVPAVVFWQWVNQSFNALVNYTNRNAASPISPKQIGVAYVTATSTALATAVGLNLYTKKAPPLVARWVPFAAVAAANCVNIPMMRQQEILNGIAVTDENGNKLGHSKKAAVKGITQVVISRITMAAPGMIILPIIMQRLEKYKFMQRITFLHGPIQVMLVGVFLIFMVPAACSLFPQRCSMAVSKLEPELRDAIVSQYGDKVQLVYFNKGL, encoded by the exons GTTTCGTCTGGAGCTCCTGCTGACCTCCTTCAGGGCGAACAAGGTGCAAGAAGCCTGactttaacaaacaaaatggctcTGAGCTCCTTCGACATCGATGCTCCCCGGTGGGATCAGTCCACCTTTATGGGGCGGCTGAAGCACTTCTTTAACATCACCGACTGCAGAACCGCGGTCCTCCCAGACTCACGGCTGGATGAAGCCAAAGCTCTAGTAGAAAGCTGCAG GGCAGGATCCACTCCCCCAGGTACTTCAGTGGAGCAGCTGTACTATGCAAAGAAGTTGTACGATTCAGCCTTCCACCCGGACACGGGGGACCGCATGAACCTCATCGGCCGCATGTCCTTCCAGGTCCCCGGAGGCATGGCCATCACAGGCTTCATGCTGCAGTTCTACAG GACCGTTCCTGCTGTGGTGTTCTGGCAGTGGGTCAACCAGTCCTTCAACGCTCTGGTCAACTACACCAACCGCAACGCCGCCTCGCCCATTTCCCCAAA GCAGATCGGAGTGGCTTACGTTACAGCAACCAGCACAGCTTTAGCAACAGCAGTTGGACTCAACCTTTACACAAag AAAGCTCCTCCTCTCGTGGCTCGCTGGGTCCCGTTTGCTGCCGTGGCAGCAGCCAACTGTGTCAACATTCCCATGATGCGGCAGCA GGAAATTCTGAATGGCATCGCTGTCACGGATGAAAACGGCAACAAACTGGGTCACTCAAAG AAAGCAGCAGTAAAAGGCATCACTCAGGTGGTCATCTCCCGGATCACCATGGCAGCACCAGGAATGA TCATCCTCCCCATCATCATGCAGAGGCTGGAAAAGTACAAGTTCATGCAG AGAATCACGTTTCTTCACGGACCAATTCAGGTCATGCTGGTGGGAGTCTT TCTGATCTTCATGGTGCCGGCGGCCTGTTCCCTGTTCCCTCAGCGATG CTCCATGGCCGTGTCGAAGCTGGAGCCTGAGCTCAGAGACGCCATCGTGTCTCAATACGGAGACAAAGTCCAGCTAGTTTACTTCAACAAAGGCCTCTGA
- the sfxn2 gene encoding sideroflexin-2 isoform X3 encodes MALSSFDIDAPRWDQSTFMGRLKHFFNITDCRTAVLPDSRLDEAKALVESCRAGSTPPGTSVEQLYYAKKLYDSAFHPDTGDRMNLIGRMSFQVPGGMAITGFMLQFYRTVPAVVFWQWVNQSFNALVNYTNRNAASPISPKQIGVAYVTATSTALATAVGLNLYTKKAPPLVARWVPFAAVAAANCVNIPMMRQQEILNGIAVTDENGNKLGHSKKAAVKGITQVVISRITMAAPGMIILPIIMQRLEKYKFMQRITFLHGPIQVMLVGVFLIFMVPAACSLFPQRCSMAVSKLEPELRDAIVSQYGDKVQLVYFNKGL; translated from the exons atggctcTGAGCTCCTTCGACATCGATGCTCCCCGGTGGGATCAGTCCACCTTTATGGGGCGGCTGAAGCACTTCTTTAACATCACCGACTGCAGAACCGCGGTCCTCCCAGACTCACGGCTGGATGAAGCCAAAGCTCTAGTAGAAAGCTGCAG GGCAGGATCCACTCCCCCAGGTACTTCAGTGGAGCAGCTGTACTATGCAAAGAAGTTGTACGATTCAGCCTTCCACCCGGACACGGGGGACCGCATGAACCTCATCGGCCGCATGTCCTTCCAGGTCCCCGGAGGCATGGCCATCACAGGCTTCATGCTGCAGTTCTACAG GACCGTTCCTGCTGTGGTGTTCTGGCAGTGGGTCAACCAGTCCTTCAACGCTCTGGTCAACTACACCAACCGCAACGCCGCCTCGCCCATTTCCCCAAA GCAGATCGGAGTGGCTTACGTTACAGCAACCAGCACAGCTTTAGCAACAGCAGTTGGACTCAACCTTTACACAAag AAAGCTCCTCCTCTCGTGGCTCGCTGGGTCCCGTTTGCTGCCGTGGCAGCAGCCAACTGTGTCAACATTCCCATGATGCGGCAGCA GGAAATTCTGAATGGCATCGCTGTCACGGATGAAAACGGCAACAAACTGGGTCACTCAAAG AAAGCAGCAGTAAAAGGCATCACTCAGGTGGTCATCTCCCGGATCACCATGGCAGCACCAGGAATGA TCATCCTCCCCATCATCATGCAGAGGCTGGAAAAGTACAAGTTCATGCAG AGAATCACGTTTCTTCACGGACCAATTCAGGTCATGCTGGTGGGAGTCTT TCTGATCTTCATGGTGCCGGCGGCCTGTTCCCTGTTCCCTCAGCGATG CTCCATGGCCGTGTCGAAGCTGGAGCCTGAGCTCAGAGACGCCATCGTGTCTCAATACGGAGACAAAGTCCAGCTAGTTTACTTCAACAAAGGCCTCTGA